One region of Oncorhynchus nerka isolate Pitt River linkage group LG22, Oner_Uvic_2.0, whole genome shotgun sequence genomic DNA includes:
- the lg22h18orf54 gene encoding lung adenoma susceptibility protein 2, translating to MTSGQDDLIFSPESTITSLLASSGHLRGTLRDNDPSLTGIRYRDRDYESATEALEAYIADFDRSLHTSETSTGSLQLQKNLLSSALPGTEFRNKDVLRERLTDRELDFLNLPVGSGHRGTSDCISLTTDDLLVLPCDGSLPVTRTSAFLTQSGDYPPGQSSYSNSWSSRRPRPNSSSHIKHCLHYSAPHNTPHKLYQSRAGTQAEETQKTDPFTGPRVKGSLRPQHGLYHQTTDSPGPFSSHHDYPRWLTSQKSEMDFSGVTSVPDLKYPAWLQECDNVPKDISTTNIDFTESHKKTQRRGWGPTQTVPPSPRPPSWLGELEASYEELQEGQQDSNGGHLEDVSGSDDDRQQLLRGEADHRTLREFRLRFAERLTLAAEGERSTDFDELFRGDKIESLILKAEKVLNSPSLGLTSQLQKDMGHSPGGSEDVLEADRSWDNPAITFKSPVPVEGAEDTLITTEILRDRTDEAASRSCSSGYSSRKHPGPVEALKQMLFSLQAVEQQVSLENEKEVTSENGTEKEVTSENGSTPTLEDGTQPQMIMRSDDYDTALGGQSLKRALHHLGRLKSLVEDSAGGKATSQEGKYS from the exons ATGACTTCCGGACAAGATGACCTTATCTTTTCTCCGGAGTCAACCATCACCTCCTTGTTGGCTAGCTCCGGACACCTGAGAGGCACCTTAAGGGACAACGATCCGTCTCTCACCGGCATCAGATACCGGGACCGAGACTATGAATCTGCTACTGAGGCCCTGGAAGCCTACATTGCAGACTTTGACAGAAGCCTGCACACTTCTGAAACTTCTACCGGGAGTCTGCAGCTCCAGAAAAACCTGCTAAGTTCTGCTCTGCCCGGAACCGAGTTCAGGAATAAAGATG TTCTTAGAGAGAGACTAACAGACCGGGAGCTGGACTTCCTGAATCTTCCTGTGGGTTCTGGTCACCGTGGAACCTCAGACTGCATCAGCCTGACCACCGACGATCTGTTGGTGCTCCCCTGTGATGGCTCCCTACCCGTGACTCGCACCTCTGCCTTCCTCACCCAGTCTGGGGACTACCCCCCGGGGCAGAGCTCCTACTCTAACTCCTGGTCCTCTAGGAGGCCTAGGCCTAACAGCAGCTCTCATATTAAACACTGCCTGCACTACTCTGCCCCTCACAACACTCCTCACAAGCTGTACCAGTCCAGAGCTGGAACTCAAGCAGAGGAAACTCAAAAGACAGATCCCTTCACAGGCCCCAGAGTGAAGGGGAGCCTACGGCCCCAGCATGGTCTCTACCACCAGACCACAGACTCCCCTGGTCCTTTCTCCTCCCACCACGATTACCCTCGCTGGCTGACCAGCCAAAAGTCAGAGATGGATTTCTCTGGGGTCACCAGCGTTCCTGACCTGAAGTACCCCGCCTGGCTCCAGGAGTGTGACAATGTTCCCAAAGACATTTCCACCACTAATATAGACTTCACAGAGTCTCATAAGAAGACACAGCGTAGGGGCTGGGGCCCGACCCAGACCGTGCCTCCCTCCCCTAGACCTCCCTCCTGGCTGGGCGAGCTGGAGGCTTCCTATGAGGAGCTACAGGAAGGACAGCAGGATAGTAACGGCGGCCATCTTGAGGATGTCTCTGGTTCTGATGATGACAGGCAACAACTTCTCAGAGGAGAGGCTGATCACAGGACACTGAGGGAGtttagactacggtttgcagagCGGCTAACTTTAGCCGCAGAGGGAGAACGGAGCACTGATTTCGACGAGCTCTTCAGAG GTGATAAGATCGAGAGTTTGATCTTGAAGGCAGAGAAGGTCCTTAACTCACCTTCACTAGGCCTGACCAGCCAGCTGCAGAAGGACATGGGACACAGCCCTGGTGGCTCAGAGGATGTCCTAGAGGCTGATCGCTCTTGGGACAACCCTGCCATCACATT TAAATCTCCAGTACCTGTAGAGGGAGCAGAAGACACACTGATCACCACAGAGATTTTGAGAGACAGGACAGACGAG GCTGCCTCACGCTCATGTTCGTCAGGCTACAGCAGCAGGAAACACCCTGGTCCGGTGGAGGCCCTCAAACAAATGCTGTTTAGCCTTCAAGCCGTGGAGCAACAAGTCAGTCTGGAGAATGAAAAGGAAGTAACCTCGGAGAATGGAACAGAAAAGGAAGTAACCTCGGAGAATGGTTCAACGCCAACGTTGGAGGACGGCACACAACCACAGATGATAATG AGGTCCGATGACTATGACACTGCACTCGGTGGACAATCGTTAAAGAG GGCCTTGCATCACCTTGGGAGATTGAAGAGTCTAGTTGAAGACTCAGCTGGCGGGAAGGCCACATCACAGGAAGGGAAATACTCGTAG